The genomic window ATTGCGACGCAGCGCGAATCCGGCGACCACGACGACAACGCCGAGCAGCGGCCACATAGTCATCACTATTCGGCACCTCTGAGCATGACGCCGGCGGCATCTATCTTGATGTCGTGCAATTCATCGCGTCGCGCTCGACCAACCTTTTAACCGCAGGATGTTCAGCTCGGCGGGGCCGGGAGATGAGGCTGTCGTAGAAGCGCTCATCGGAGGAGCGGCAGATGTGCAGAAACATAAAAACACTCCATAACTTTGCCCCGCCGGCGACGCATGATGAGATACGAGCGTCGGCCGTCCAATTCGTCCGAAAGTTGAGCGGCTTCACGCATCCGTCAAAAGCAAACGAAGCCGCGTTCGATCACGCCGTCGAACATGTGACGAGCGCAGCTCGAGAGCTTCTCGACTCGCTTGTGACCAATGCGCCGCCACGCGACCGAGCCACAGAAGCGGCGAAGGCACGCGAGCGCGCGGCGGTCCGCTTCGGGCGGACGCCTCGAGAGCAGCGCACGGCCGCGAGCGCGACCAACCCATAGCTAGCGAACGGAAGAACATGCGGCGACGCCGCAATCGCTTGTAAGTCGACGGAGGAGACGTGGCGTTATTCCTGAGCGGCGCTGTGGTTGTCGATGGAACAGGTGCCGATCCTCGCAAGGACACGACCCTGATCGCCGATCAGGGTGCTATCGCATCCATCACGAAGCAGGCGCCGGCCGTTCGCGGTGATGACCAGGGATTCGATCTCACCGGATGCACGTTATTGCCTGGCCTCATGGACGCGCACGCGCATGTCGGTCTTGTCTTCAACATGGCGGCAGACTCCGGCGCGATGAGTGCCGCAGAGATCGCGGCCAAGACGTTTCGCAATTGCGAGCTGGCCCTCGATGCCGGATTTACAACGCTGCGCGACATGGGCGGCGTGGATGGCGGCTTGGCTCGCGCGATCGAGTCGGGCGATGTTCGTGGGCCGCGCATTTTTCCGTCCGGCCCTGCCATCGCGCAAACGGGGGGCCACGGACACCTCACCGGACCGTTCTGCGATCTGAACCATCCGCTGGCGATTCCCGGCCTTATCCAGCTCCTCGAACTCTGCGACAGTCCGGACGAAGTGCGACGCGCGGCGCGCAAGATCTTTCGTCGCGGCGCCACGCAGCTCAAGCTCTTCATCAGCGGCGGCGTCGTCTCGCTTACCGACCGGCTTGAGGACACGCAGCTTACTATTGAAGAACTGCGCGCGGCCGTGGTCGAGGCGAAGGCGCGCAAGACGTACGTCGCAGGTCACGCGCACAATTGCGACGCCATGCGCAACGGACTCGCCGCTGGGATCGAGTGCTTTGAACACGCCACGATGCTTGACGAGGCGACCGCTGCCGCGATCAAAGCGGCGAACGCAGCCGTCGATCCCACGATGACCGTCTGCAATTTGATGGTCAACGAATGGAAGGCATGGGGGCTCGACGAGAGCGTGGTGCCTCGCATGAGCGGCGTGGAAGCGAAGATGATCGACGCGGTTCGCATCGCCCGCGACGCCGGACTGCTGATCGGATCCGGCTCCGACATGCTAGGGCCGGGTCAAAACCGTCGCGGTCTCGAGCTCGTGCTCAAGGCGAAGATACTTGGGCCGATGGAAGCGGTCGTCTCGGCGACGCTCAACAACGCCAAGATCATGCGCTTGGATTCCCAGCTCGGCACTCTTGAGCAGGGAAAAATCGCGGACGTGATCGCGGTGCGCGGCGACCCGCTGTCGAATCCCGAGATCTTTGACGACCCGAGCCGCGTGGTTCTCGTCATAAAAGCCGGACGCGTCGTCAAGAACCTCGTCGCAGCCTAGTCGCCGCAGTTCTGACGCCAAATCCCGCGCTGATCTTCATCTGTCGCCGATAAACGCGAAGTACACCGCGCCGACGATGAAGCCGTATGAAACGAGGTAGTTCCACTTCAGCCCAACTCGAAAAGCGACAAGCGCGAAGACCGTGAATACCACTAACGTAATGCACTCTTGTATTATCTTGAGTTGGAACAGGGAGAAGTAGCCGTAACCGAGTCTATTCGCTGGTACTTGGAAGACGTACTCGAAGAACGCGATGCCCCAACTCGCGACGATCGCGAGAGGAAGCGCCGACTTCGTATGCTTGAGGTGTCCGTACCAAGCGATAGTCATGAAGATATTGGAGACCGTAAGTAAAGCAACAGTAGCCATGAACCTTCGTCTCTTGTCCGATCTGGATAGCCATATAGGGAAAGACCGCATAGGCTCTCTGTTTCGGGCGCCTAGTTTGTGCACCGGTCGAACAAGAGGGTGCTAGCTTATTTCCTCTATCGGATTGACTGCGCTTGCACGAATCCTTCGATCCGCGAGGAGCCACGCAGGCGTCTTGACTTAATCACCAGGATAGTTGTATACTGCAACAGTTGACATCTCGAACTATTAATCGCGCACCGGAAGCCTCAAGCGGGCGGTTCATCGAGGAGATTGTCTCCTTGATCCGAGCGTTGGGTTTGCACAAACCTGATCAAACCCCATGTGGGCAACCTATCTCAGTTGCGGAGGCCCAAACCGTTTTGGAACTGTCGCGCAATTCCGGGCTCTCGCAGAACTCGCTCGGCTTGCGCTTGGGTCTTGAGAAGAGTACCGTGAGCCGCCTGATGGGGATTCTCGAGGGGCGCGGGTGGATCGAACGAAACCGAGACCGGCACGACTCGCGTGTAATTCGCCTAAGGCTTAGTCCTCTGGGCACGCGGGCAGCCCGACGCCTCGCAACCACCCGTCAAGCAAAATTCGCAAAGGTCTTTGATTCCATTCCCCGCGAGAAGCGTGGGGAAATATTAGAGTCACTCTCGATC from Candidatus Eremiobacteraceae bacterium includes these protein-coding regions:
- a CDS encoding DUF2277 domain-containing protein, which translates into the protein MCRNIKTLHNFAPPATHDEIRASAVQFVRKLSGFTHPSKANEAAFDHAVEHVTSAARELLDSLVTNAPPRDRATEAAKARERAAVRFGRTPREQRTAASATNP
- a CDS encoding amidohydrolase family protein → MALFLSGAVVVDGTGADPRKDTTLIADQGAIASITKQAPAVRGDDQGFDLTGCTLLPGLMDAHAHVGLVFNMAADSGAMSAAEIAAKTFRNCELALDAGFTTLRDMGGVDGGLARAIESGDVRGPRIFPSGPAIAQTGGHGHLTGPFCDLNHPLAIPGLIQLLELCDSPDEVRRAARKIFRRGATQLKLFISGGVVSLTDRLEDTQLTIEELRAAVVEAKARKTYVAGHAHNCDAMRNGLAAGIECFEHATMLDEATAAAIKAANAAVDPTMTVCNLMVNEWKAWGLDESVVPRMSGVEAKMIDAVRIARDAGLLIGSGSDMLGPGQNRRGLELVLKAKILGPMEAVVSATLNNAKIMRLDSQLGTLEQGKIADVIAVRGDPLSNPEIFDDPSRVVLVIKAGRVVKNLVAA
- a CDS encoding DMT family protein — translated: MRSFPIWLSRSDKRRRFMATVALLTVSNIFMTIAWYGHLKHTKSALPLAIVASWGIAFFEYVFQVPANRLGYGYFSLFQLKIIQECITLVVFTVFALVAFRVGLKWNYLVSYGFIVGAVYFAFIGDR